One window from the genome of Thermus sediminis encodes:
- a CDS encoding GbsR/MarR family transcriptional regulator → MDPALQAWVEETALLFEGVGLPRMAGRVLAWLLVADPPEQTLREMGEALGVSKGALSPALHLLLRLGLVERVRRSGERSDRYLVRHGAWKRLLMEKARGMGLYREAAEKGLALLPPEKGERLREMHRLYAFFEKALPELLRRYEEEV, encoded by the coding sequence ATGGACCCCGCCCTCCAAGCTTGGGTGGAGGAGACCGCCCTCCTCTTTGAGGGGGTGGGCCTTCCCCGGATGGCGGGCCGGGTGCTGGCCTGGCTCCTGGTGGCCGATCCGCCGGAGCAGACCCTCCGGGAGATGGGGGAGGCCCTGGGGGTGAGCAAGGGGGCTCTGAGCCCGGCCCTGCACCTCCTCCTCCGCCTGGGCCTGGTGGAACGGGTCCGCAGGTCCGGGGAGCGCTCCGACCGGTATTTGGTGCGGCACGGGGCTTGGAAAAGGCTCCTCATGGAGAAGGCCAGGGGGATGGGCCTCTACCGGGAGGCGGCGGAAAAGGGGCTTGCCCTTCTCCCTCCGGAAAAGGGGGAGCGGCTTCGGGAGATGCACCGCCTCTATGCCTTTTTTGAGAAGGCCCTTCCCGAGCTTTTGCGGCGCTACGAGGAGGAAGTATGA
- a CDS encoding ABC transporter permease: MTLLRLAWRNVLRQRRRTLLLSLVLVYVTVAVLFLLGFLDGYGESLVESYAAYVEAPVVVAPRTFFEDPDPENGLATPLRVDHPRVLAQTPRLSLPTLLRSPYRALGGILLGVDPEGERALSRVPTKVAEGRWLRAPGEMVLGHRLAERLDVRVGERLLVETGKGALGLTVVGFVKAGVSNVDFAGAYVHLADARALSGVWATHLALKVRRGQEEGVAQELNRTLLEGLEARGVWDLMGPIRADYEANRLFFFPLLGLFLLLAALAVVSTAYVSVREGLREFAVAESLGLTPGKLALQVALEAAIASGLGFLLGLLLGYALLLYTATHDVFGPLMRLSGELLPEAGLAEHLYTAVRPSYALFAFLVVLFSALLALLFPGRLLLRTEASRYLKEA, encoded by the coding sequence ATGACCCTCTTGCGCCTCGCTTGGCGGAACGTGTTGCGCCAGAGGCGGCGCACGCTTCTCCTTTCCCTGGTGTTGGTCTATGTGACCGTGGCTGTCCTCTTCCTGCTGGGCTTTCTGGACGGCTATGGGGAAAGCCTGGTGGAAAGCTACGCCGCCTACGTGGAGGCCCCGGTGGTGGTGGCCCCCAGGACCTTTTTTGAGGATCCCGACCCGGAGAACGGCCTCGCCACCCCCCTGCGGGTGGACCACCCCAGGGTCCTGGCCCAGACCCCCAGGCTCAGCCTCCCCACCCTCCTCCGTTCCCCCTACCGGGCCCTTGGAGGCATCCTCCTCGGGGTGGACCCGGAAGGGGAAAGGGCCCTTTCTCGGGTGCCTACCAAGGTGGCGGAGGGGAGGTGGCTTAGGGCCCCCGGGGAGATGGTCCTGGGCCACCGCCTGGCGGAGCGGCTGGACGTGCGGGTAGGGGAGAGGCTTTTGGTGGAGACGGGGAAGGGGGCCTTGGGCCTCACCGTGGTGGGCTTCGTGAAGGCAGGGGTTTCCAACGTGGACTTCGCCGGGGCTTACGTCCACCTGGCCGACGCCAGGGCCCTTTCGGGGGTTTGGGCTACCCACCTGGCCCTGAAGGTCAGGCGGGGACAGGAGGAGGGGGTGGCCCAGGAGCTGAACCGGACGCTTCTCGAAGGCCTCGAGGCCCGGGGGGTCTGGGACCTCATGGGTCCCATCCGGGCCGACTACGAGGCGAACCGCCTCTTCTTCTTCCCCCTTTTGGGCCTCTTCCTCCTCCTCGCCGCCCTGGCCGTGGTGAGCACCGCCTACGTGAGCGTGCGGGAGGGGCTTAGGGAGTTTGCCGTGGCCGAGAGCTTGGGCCTCACCCCGGGAAAGCTTGCGCTCCAGGTGGCCCTCGAGGCCGCCATAGCCAGCGGCCTCGGCTTCCTCCTGGGCCTCCTCTTGGGCTACGCCCTCCTCCTTTACACCGCCACCCACGACGTCTTCGGCCCCCTCATGCGCCTTTCCGGGGAGCTCCTCCCCGAGGCGGGCCTAGCGGAGCACCTCTACACCGCCGTGCGGCCCAGCTACGCCCTCTTCGCCTTTTTGGTGGTTCTCTTCTCTGCCCTGCTGGCCCTCCTTTTCCCCGGGCGGCTCCTTCTCAGGACGGAGGCTTCCCGCTACCTAAAGGAGGCGTGA
- a CDS encoding LolA-like protein — protein MKKALWLPFLLALVLAQTPLEKLKAALDRLRGPAHEGVYLIRVERPGSEKVYRLKVYTDGERAHLRVLEPKAEAGLTYLSLGQDLYLYDPRLGRTLRLPPSGRGSAS, from the coding sequence ATGAAAAAAGCCCTTTGGCTCCCTTTTCTCCTGGCCCTGGTCCTGGCCCAAACCCCCCTGGAGAAGCTGAAGGCTGCCTTGGACCGCCTCCGGGGCCCGGCCCACGAGGGGGTGTACCTCATCCGGGTAGAGCGGCCGGGCTCGGAAAAGGTCTACCGCCTCAAGGTCTACACCGACGGGGAGCGGGCCCACCTTCGGGTCCTGGAGCCCAAAGCTGAGGCAGGGCTCACCTACCTCTCCTTGGGGCAGGACCTCTACCTCTACGACCCTCGGCTGGGCCGCACCCTTCGTCTGCCCCCCTCGGGAAGGGGGAGCGCTTCCTAG